The Microbacterium sp. LWO12-1.2 genome includes a window with the following:
- a CDS encoding response regulator transcription factor, which translates to MTHADGSAVRVLLVDDEPALCDILAMALRHEGWDVTTALTGREALRAAKISVPDVIVLDVMLPDLDGTDVLIRMRESGIAAPVLFLTAKDALADRLVGLNAGGDDYVTKPFDLDELIARLQGLVRRTVRVGAESAGPIIAVGDLTLDEESREVTRAGVYIELSPTEFELLRYLMHNPRRVHGKLHLLEQVWAYDYGGKSTIVDLYISYLRRKIDVLGAPMIHTVRGIGYLLKPAAPAE; encoded by the coding sequence ATGACGCACGCCGACGGCTCCGCTGTGCGTGTGCTTCTGGTCGACGACGAGCCGGCCCTGTGCGACATCCTCGCCATGGCGCTGCGACATGAGGGCTGGGACGTGACGACGGCGTTGACCGGTCGGGAAGCACTTCGCGCGGCGAAGATCTCGGTGCCCGATGTGATCGTGCTCGACGTCATGCTCCCCGATCTCGACGGAACCGACGTGTTGATACGCATGAGGGAGAGCGGCATCGCCGCGCCGGTCTTGTTCCTGACGGCGAAGGATGCTCTCGCCGACCGGCTGGTCGGACTCAACGCCGGCGGCGACGACTATGTGACGAAGCCGTTCGATCTGGACGAGTTGATCGCGCGGCTGCAGGGGCTGGTGCGGCGCACCGTACGGGTCGGCGCAGAGAGTGCCGGCCCGATCATCGCGGTCGGTGATCTCACTCTGGATGAGGAATCACGCGAGGTCACACGAGCCGGTGTGTACATCGAGCTCTCTCCGACAGAGTTCGAGCTGCTGCGTTACCTCATGCACAACCCTCGTCGAGTGCACGGAAAGCTGCATCTTCTGGAGCAGGTCTGGGCGTACGACTACGGCGGGAAGTCGACCATCGTGGACTTGTACATCTCGTATCTCCGCCGCAAGATCGACGTTCTCGGGGCGCCCATGATCCACACCGTCCGCGGGATCGGGTACCTGCTCAAGCCGGCGGCGCCCGCAGAATGA
- a CDS encoding carbohydrate ABC transporter permease, which translates to MTASVLTEPARPTEPALPLPPRRRTTSSGSSRVRVQRTLLSVTVVLIVIVQVYPLLWLLLTSFRTASDFAGGNPFALPTEFTLENYTRAFASGNLWLNILNSLIVTLGASVLIVVAGMMAAFALQVLGFRFSALVRSLFLLGIIVPVQIALVPLFIDYSQVGLLDTHMSMIIPLAAFSLPMAVYLFSSFYEYIPREMYEAASLDGAGPYRIFAQITFPLSVNTIITVVLVNSIFIWNDFIFANTFVLSDGLKTIPLGLQNYIGAMGNTDWTATFAAVCVTVTPLLLVFLVLNKAMINGLESGATKG; encoded by the coding sequence ATGACCGCGTCAGTACTCACCGAACCCGCTCGTCCGACCGAGCCGGCACTCCCCCTGCCGCCGCGCCGTCGAACCACTTCGTCCGGCTCCTCCCGGGTGCGTGTGCAGAGAACCCTCCTCAGCGTGACCGTCGTGCTGATCGTCATCGTGCAGGTGTACCCGCTCCTGTGGCTGCTACTCACCAGCTTCCGGACCGCCAGCGACTTCGCCGGTGGCAACCCGTTCGCGCTGCCGACCGAGTTCACCCTCGAGAACTACACCCGAGCCTTCGCCTCCGGGAATCTATGGCTCAACATCCTCAACAGCCTCATCGTCACGCTGGGCGCGAGCGTGCTGATCGTCGTCGCCGGCATGATGGCCGCGTTCGCTCTGCAGGTGCTCGGATTCCGGTTCAGCGCCCTCGTCCGATCACTGTTCCTGCTCGGCATCATCGTGCCAGTGCAGATCGCCCTCGTGCCGCTGTTCATCGACTACTCGCAAGTCGGCCTGCTCGACACGCACATGTCGATGATCATTCCCCTCGCCGCGTTCTCGCTCCCCATGGCGGTGTATCTGTTCTCATCGTTCTACGAGTACATTCCGCGGGAGATGTACGAAGCCGCTTCCTTGGACGGCGCGGGTCCCTATCGCATCTTCGCGCAGATCACGTTCCCGCTCTCGGTGAATACGATCATTACCGTGGTGCTCGTGAACAGCATCTTCATCTGGAACGATTTCATCTTCGCGAACACGTTCGTTCTCTCCGACGGATTGAAGACCATTCCGCTCGGCCTGCAGAACTACATCGGGGCGATGGGCAACACTGATTGGACGGCGACGTTCGCGGCGGTGTGCGTGACGGTGACACCCCTGCTGCTGGTGTTCCTGGTACTGAACAAGGCCATGATCAACGGACTCGAGAGCGGAGCGACCAAGGGATGA
- a CDS encoding ABC transporter substrate-binding protein: MHTTPRAVTFFAALAVTALALTSCTGTSGSADPTDVDPDGEVVPREISWLLSRPADGGVITTMEQIADEYAAEHPGFALNLITTPDRPSYIQKYETLAAANKLPELFDTDATPFAQKLAEQGRMVDVDLLLEDLGLSDEYREAAVNYQRFDDGSLYMVPFEFQLEFFWYNSALFEDAGVTVPATLDDFPQMCEALRAEGITPIALDGQDQWPLERYMAYYPFRMAGPEYIQDLKNGDASFADPAGRAAAEWLYSLGQAGCFQEGFSSTGYADAQALFTSGRAAVYNIGTWELGNLATDSLDAAVRDDVDYFTLPTIDGAVTEDNEYVTPSGIGMAVNAQTYDPLVRDFLAFALERYPELYAATGALSPTTNVETTIPGNATELYSRAVTEADNVGPKIAMPWDTQLDPATNTRLQQELTLLVQGDITPDEFIKTMDASLAENIDD; this comes from the coding sequence ATGCACACCACCCCCCGCGCGGTGACGTTCTTCGCCGCACTCGCTGTCACCGCACTCGCACTCACCAGCTGCACCGGCACATCCGGCAGCGCCGACCCCACAGATGTCGACCCGGACGGCGAGGTCGTCCCCCGCGAGATCTCCTGGCTGCTCTCGCGGCCGGCAGATGGCGGCGTCATCACGACGATGGAGCAGATCGCCGACGAGTACGCCGCCGAGCACCCCGGGTTCGCGCTCAACCTCATCACGACGCCCGACCGCCCCTCCTACATCCAGAAGTACGAGACGTTGGCGGCCGCGAACAAGCTTCCGGAGCTCTTCGACACGGATGCGACACCGTTCGCGCAGAAGCTCGCAGAGCAAGGACGCATGGTCGATGTCGACCTGCTGCTGGAAGATCTCGGCCTCAGCGACGAGTACCGCGAAGCCGCGGTCAACTACCAGCGCTTCGACGACGGCTCGCTCTACATGGTGCCGTTCGAGTTCCAGCTCGAGTTCTTCTGGTACAACTCCGCGCTGTTCGAAGACGCCGGCGTCACGGTTCCGGCGACGCTGGATGACTTCCCGCAGATGTGCGAGGCGCTCCGTGCTGAAGGCATCACGCCGATCGCCCTCGACGGTCAGGACCAGTGGCCTCTCGAGCGCTACATGGCCTACTACCCGTTCCGCATGGCAGGGCCGGAGTACATCCAGGACCTCAAGAACGGGGATGCGTCGTTCGCCGATCCCGCGGGACGCGCGGCGGCGGAGTGGCTGTACAGCCTCGGTCAGGCCGGATGCTTCCAGGAGGGCTTCTCGTCGACGGGCTACGCCGACGCACAGGCGCTCTTCACCTCGGGACGCGCAGCCGTGTACAACATCGGCACCTGGGAACTCGGCAACCTCGCGACCGATTCACTCGACGCCGCCGTGCGTGATGATGTCGACTACTTCACACTCCCGACCATCGATGGCGCCGTCACCGAAGACAACGAGTATGTGACCCCGTCCGGCATCGGCATGGCCGTGAACGCACAGACGTACGACCCGCTGGTCCGCGACTTCCTCGCGTTCGCGCTCGAACGCTACCCGGAGCTGTACGCGGCGACCGGTGCGCTCTCGCCCACCACGAACGTCGAGACCACGATTCCCGGCAATGCCACCGAGCTGTACTCGCGCGCTGTGACCGAAGCCGACAACGTGGGACCGAAGATCGCGATGCCCTGGGACACGCAGCTGGACCCGGCGACGAACACGCGCCTGCAGCAGGAGCTGACACTGCTCGTGCAGGGGGACATCACCCCGGACGAGTTCATCAAGACCATGGATGCGAGCCTCGCGGAGAACATCGATGACTGA
- a CDS encoding methionine synthase, with protein MTTLLPTSIVGSLPKPSWLAQPETLWSPWKLEGDALIEGKQDALRIAVQEQRQRGIDIISDGEQTRQHFVTTFIEHLDGVDFDQRETVRIRNRYDASVPTVVGAVSRQKPVFVDDAKYLRQQTDQPIKWALPGPMTMIDTLADRHYKSREKLAWEFATILNQEARELEAAGVDIIQFDEPSFNVFFDEVQDWGVAALERAVEGLSAETVVHICYGYGIKANTDWKATLGSEWRQYEESFPLLQQSSIDVISLESQNSHVPIDLLELVRGKKVMLGAIDVANETVETPEQVAETLRKALAFVDADKLIPSTNCGMAPLPRDVASGKLGALSAGAAIVREELAAARV; from the coding sequence ATGACCACTCTTCTTCCCACCTCGATCGTGGGCAGCCTCCCGAAGCCCTCGTGGCTCGCGCAGCCGGAAACCCTCTGGTCCCCCTGGAAGCTCGAGGGCGATGCCCTGATCGAGGGCAAGCAGGATGCGCTGCGCATCGCCGTGCAGGAGCAGCGCCAGCGCGGCATCGACATCATCAGCGACGGCGAGCAGACCCGCCAGCACTTCGTCACCACGTTCATCGAGCACCTCGACGGCGTCGACTTCGATCAGCGTGAGACCGTGCGGATCCGCAACCGCTACGACGCGAGCGTTCCGACCGTCGTGGGTGCGGTGAGCCGTCAGAAGCCGGTGTTCGTCGACGACGCGAAGTACCTCCGTCAGCAGACCGACCAGCCGATCAAGTGGGCGCTTCCCGGTCCGATGACGATGATCGACACTCTCGCCGACCGTCACTACAAGAGCCGCGAGAAGCTGGCGTGGGAGTTCGCGACCATCCTCAACCAGGAGGCGCGGGAGCTCGAGGCTGCAGGGGTCGACATCATCCAGTTCGACGAGCCCTCCTTCAACGTCTTCTTCGACGAGGTGCAGGACTGGGGCGTGGCGGCGCTGGAGCGTGCGGTCGAAGGGCTGAGCGCCGAGACCGTCGTGCACATCTGTTACGGCTACGGCATCAAGGCGAACACCGACTGGAAAGCCACCCTCGGTTCGGAGTGGCGTCAGTACGAGGAGTCCTTCCCGCTTCTGCAGCAGTCCTCCATCGACGTCATCTCGCTGGAGAGCCAGAACTCCCATGTACCGATCGACCTCCTCGAGCTCGTCCGAGGCAAGAAGGTCATGCTCGGTGCCATCGATGTGGCGAACGAGACGGTCGAGACGCCGGAGCAGGTCGCCGAGACCCTGCGCAAGGCGCTCGCCTTCGTGGATGCCGACAAGCTCATCCCGAGCACGAACTGCGGCATGGCTCCGCTGCCCCGCGATGTCGCGAGCGGCAAGCTGGGTGCGCTCAGCGCGGGCGCGGCCATCGTTCGCGAGGAGCTCGCCGCTGCGAGGGTCTGA
- a CDS encoding putative oxygenase MesX, whose product MANEFTFNISTTRFDEDYAPSENSRITTNFANLARGEHRQQNLHNALTMIERRFNSLAHWDNPTQDRYGVELEIVSVELEFSTGDEDKAFPLLEVLDIQIVDRVTGARHHGIVGNNFSSYVRDYDFSVLLPATTEAAGKFTLPVEFGVLHGKLFQHFLASDAYQERFSSSPVICISVSTSKEYQRTANHHPVLGVEYQQNDYSLTDEYFGKMGLQVRYFMPPGSVAPLAFYFKGDLLNDYSNLQLAGTISTMETFQKIYRPEIYNANAAAAHVYRPTLDQQNFSSTQIAYDRVERSQLASAQGKYTEEHFMKPHQDVLDRWAADYPTPVA is encoded by the coding sequence ATGGCGAACGAATTCACGTTCAACATCTCCACCACCCGCTTCGACGAGGACTACGCGCCCTCCGAGAACTCCCGCATCACCACGAACTTCGCCAACCTCGCCCGCGGCGAGCACCGCCAGCAGAACCTCCACAACGCGCTGACGATGATCGAGCGTCGATTCAACTCCCTCGCTCACTGGGACAACCCCACCCAGGACCGCTACGGCGTCGAGCTCGAGATCGTCTCGGTCGAGTTGGAGTTCTCCACGGGCGATGAGGACAAGGCGTTCCCGCTGCTCGAGGTCCTCGACATCCAGATCGTCGACCGGGTCACCGGCGCACGTCATCACGGGATCGTGGGCAACAACTTCTCGTCCTACGTGCGCGACTACGACTTCAGTGTGCTGCTGCCGGCGACCACAGAGGCTGCGGGCAAGTTCACGCTTCCCGTCGAGTTCGGCGTGCTGCACGGCAAGCTGTTCCAGCACTTCCTCGCCTCGGACGCGTATCAGGAGCGGTTCTCGAGCTCGCCCGTCATCTGCATCAGCGTCTCGACGAGCAAGGAGTACCAGCGCACCGCGAACCACCACCCGGTCCTCGGCGTGGAGTATCAGCAGAACGACTACTCCCTCACGGATGAGTACTTCGGCAAGATGGGTCTGCAGGTGCGCTACTTCATGCCCCCCGGAAGCGTGGCGCCGCTCGCGTTCTACTTCAAGGGCGACCTGCTGAACGACTACTCGAACCTGCAGCTGGCCGGCACCATCAGCACGATGGAGACGTTCCAGAAGATCTATCGTCCGGAGATCTACAACGCGAACGCGGCGGCGGCACACGTCTACCGGCCGACGCTCGATCAGCAGAACTTCTCGTCGACGCAGATCGCGTACGACCGCGTCGAGCGCAGCCAGCTCGCCAGTGCGCAGGGCAAGTACACGGAAGAGCACTTCATGAAGCCGCACCAGGATGTTCTCGATCGCTGGGCCGCCGATTACCCGACCCCGGTCGCCTGA
- a CDS encoding carbohydrate ABC transporter permease, whose translation MLPRRSRLSVAVFLVPPLLLYGVAVLLPILQSLVLSFFSWDGITDMGFVGLDNYVKMLTRDDVFWTAFGNALGYLVICLVLQLGGALAVAGLLTALPRARELVKTLYLLPAVISTVAIAFLFQRIYSLDPVGLLNQFLAWIGLEHLQTAWLSNVQTVLAAVSIPEGWRFTGLYMLIIYAALIAVPKDLEEAARLDGASWWQVFWRIRFPYIRPVWITTTIMATTFALRGFDIPYLLTNGGPGQSSELLTTYMYKTAFVHTDYGYASAISVFIVVECLIAVGLIFLLLRRRDDS comes from the coding sequence ATGCTGCCGCGTCGCTCTCGCCTCTCGGTTGCCGTGTTCCTCGTTCCGCCGCTGCTGCTCTACGGCGTGGCCGTCCTGCTGCCGATCCTGCAGTCGCTGGTCTTGAGCTTCTTCAGCTGGGACGGCATCACCGACATGGGATTCGTCGGCCTCGACAACTACGTCAAGATGCTCACCCGCGACGACGTCTTCTGGACCGCATTCGGAAACGCGCTGGGCTACCTCGTGATCTGCCTGGTGCTGCAGCTCGGAGGCGCGCTGGCCGTCGCTGGACTCCTGACGGCGCTCCCCCGGGCTCGCGAGCTGGTGAAGACGCTGTACCTGCTGCCCGCCGTGATCTCGACCGTGGCGATCGCTTTCCTCTTCCAACGCATCTACTCGCTCGATCCCGTCGGTCTGCTCAATCAGTTCCTCGCGTGGATCGGGCTCGAACATCTGCAGACGGCCTGGCTCTCGAACGTGCAGACCGTGCTGGCCGCGGTGTCGATCCCTGAAGGCTGGCGCTTCACAGGGCTGTACATGCTCATCATCTACGCCGCCCTCATCGCCGTGCCCAAGGACCTCGAAGAGGCCGCGAGACTCGACGGCGCATCCTGGTGGCAGGTGTTCTGGCGCATCCGGTTCCCCTACATCCGTCCGGTCTGGATCACCACGACGATCATGGCGACGACCTTCGCCCTGCGCGGCTTCGACATCCCGTACCTGCTCACCAACGGCGGCCCCGGCCAGTCCTCCGAACTGCTGACGACGTACATGTACAAGACCGCGTTCGTCCACACCGACTACGGCTACGCGAGTGCCATCTCGGTGTTCATCGTCGTCGAGTGCCTCATCGCCGTCGGCCTCATCTTCCTGCTCCTTCGTCGAAGGGATGACTCATGA
- a CDS encoding GH32 C-terminal domain-containing protein, which yields MSQRGFYQPEGAWVGDVIPYEEDGEFHLFYLHETRRTPKEGMPWKRVVTQNLVDFRETGVAIDSGGRQSADFNIYTGSIVRDDDGIHHAFYTGQNPDRLGADGLPLQLVLHATSVDGMQTWERHTADTFGATAGYETGDWRDPYVFWDAETQLWRMLITARHTDGPARRRGVIAQCTSLDLTHWQPAAPFWDPRRTVAYECPEVFQWGDWWYLVSSEFSDAFTTRYRMARSLHGPWVVPEHDTLDGRAFYAAKSAARGDRRLFFGWIATREGAADDGAWQWAGTMSVLEAEQRSDGTLAFHPAEELRATFDEPISSIPAGTILSAPDGYVDALSDDDSPDSFRVVARFDITESTRECGVLLRASVDGDESYVLRLEPRRDRLVLDRWPRRQTGTEQWQISGDVPFVIELERPVPLGHGEHTLEVIVEGDICVATVDDAVVLSTRIYDRPTGRIGAFVGEGTVTITEFSLSTRGPVAEVTALTHDLLTSTN from the coding sequence ATGAGCCAGCGAGGGTTCTATCAGCCGGAAGGCGCCTGGGTAGGGGATGTCATCCCGTACGAGGAAGACGGAGAGTTCCATCTCTTCTACCTGCACGAGACGCGTCGCACGCCGAAAGAGGGCATGCCCTGGAAGCGGGTGGTGACGCAGAACCTCGTCGATTTCCGCGAGACGGGAGTGGCCATCGACTCGGGCGGGCGCCAGTCCGCGGACTTCAACATCTACACCGGCAGCATCGTGCGCGACGACGACGGCATCCACCACGCGTTCTACACGGGGCAGAATCCGGATCGCCTCGGCGCGGACGGGTTGCCGCTGCAACTCGTCCTGCACGCCACGAGTGTCGACGGCATGCAGACCTGGGAGCGCCACACCGCCGACACGTTCGGCGCAACCGCCGGATACGAGACCGGCGACTGGCGAGACCCCTACGTCTTCTGGGACGCGGAGACGCAGCTGTGGCGGATGCTCATCACCGCCCGTCATACCGACGGACCGGCTCGACGCCGCGGAGTCATCGCACAGTGCACGTCGCTGGACCTCACCCACTGGCAGCCCGCCGCTCCCTTCTGGGACCCGCGTCGGACGGTCGCCTACGAATGCCCCGAGGTGTTCCAATGGGGCGACTGGTGGTATCTGGTCTCATCCGAGTTCAGCGATGCCTTCACCACCCGGTACCGCATGGCCCGCAGCCTCCACGGCCCGTGGGTCGTGCCGGAGCATGACACGCTCGACGGTCGCGCCTTCTACGCGGCGAAGTCTGCCGCCCGTGGAGACCGCCGTCTCTTCTTCGGGTGGATCGCGACACGGGAAGGAGCAGCCGACGACGGCGCCTGGCAGTGGGCCGGCACGATGTCGGTGCTCGAAGCGGAGCAACGCTCCGACGGCACGCTCGCGTTCCACCCCGCCGAAGAGCTCCGCGCGACGTTCGACGAGCCGATCAGCAGCATTCCCGCCGGAACGATCCTGAGCGCACCGGACGGGTACGTCGACGCGCTCAGCGACGACGACAGCCCGGATTCCTTCCGCGTCGTGGCCCGCTTCGACATCACGGAGAGCACCAGGGAATGCGGTGTGCTCCTGCGGGCGAGCGTCGACGGCGACGAGAGCTACGTGCTGCGCCTCGAACCGAGACGCGATCGACTCGTCCTCGACCGGTGGCCCCGGCGCCAGACCGGCACGGAGCAATGGCAGATCTCGGGCGATGTCCCCTTCGTCATCGAGCTCGAGCGCCCCGTACCTCTCGGTCACGGGGAGCACACCCTCGAGGTCATCGTCGAGGGAGACATCTGCGTTGCGACCGTCGACGACGCCGTGGTGCTGAGCACGCGCATCTACGACCGCCCGACCGGCCGTATCGGCGCGTTCGTCGGCGAAGGCACCGTGACGATCACCGAGTTCTCGCTATCGACACGGGGACCCGTCGCCGAAGTCACGGCCCTGACGCACGACCTTCTCACGTCCACGAACTGA
- a CDS encoding LysR family transcriptional regulator: MARGSNGITLQQLVYFIEVAAEGSISAAADLLYVSQPTMSAAMKDLETRIGRTLFLRSARGVTLTTEGVEFLGYARQVTEQVALLEQRYLGRAPSRRLLGVSAQHYSFVVDAFVRMVKGSNAAEYEFSLRETRTWEIIEDVRTLRSELGILYRNDFNRNVIDKLLRDSGLAFHPLFLADPHIFISRKNPLAARDHVTLDDLADLPRLTFDQGANNSFYFAEEILSTLSSKQEIRVADRATIFNLMIGLDGYTISTGIISDDLDPEIVAIPLDIDERIEIGWIDHSAIPLTEQAQRYLAELRAVVAGFGVELLG, translated from the coding sequence ATGGCTCGCGGATCCAACGGCATCACCCTGCAGCAGCTCGTCTACTTCATCGAGGTCGCCGCGGAGGGGTCGATCAGCGCGGCCGCGGACCTGCTCTACGTCTCCCAACCGACGATGTCGGCGGCGATGAAGGATCTGGAGACGCGGATCGGCCGCACTCTCTTCCTCCGCTCGGCCCGCGGAGTGACGCTCACCACAGAGGGGGTGGAGTTCCTCGGATATGCGCGGCAGGTCACCGAGCAGGTGGCCCTGCTCGAGCAGCGCTACCTCGGTCGGGCACCGTCGCGACGCCTGCTGGGCGTCTCGGCGCAGCACTACTCCTTCGTGGTCGACGCCTTCGTGCGCATGGTCAAGGGCAGCAATGCGGCCGAGTACGAGTTCTCGCTGCGGGAGACGCGCACGTGGGAGATCATCGAGGATGTCCGCACGCTCCGCAGTGAGCTCGGCATCCTGTACCGGAACGACTTCAACCGGAACGTCATCGACAAGCTCCTCCGGGATTCAGGGCTCGCGTTCCATCCGCTCTTCCTCGCCGACCCGCACATCTTCATCTCGCGGAAGAACCCGCTCGCCGCGCGAGATCACGTCACGCTCGACGATCTCGCCGACCTGCCGCGGCTCACCTTCGACCAGGGCGCGAACAACTCGTTCTACTTCGCCGAGGAGATCCTCTCCACCCTGTCGAGCAAGCAGGAGATCAGGGTGGCGGACCGCGCCACCATCTTCAACCTCATGATCGGACTCGACGGCTACACGATCTCCACAGGCATCATCAGCGACGACCTCGACCCGGAGATCGTCGCGATCCCGCTCGACATCGATGAGCGGATCGAGATCGGATGGATCGACCACTCCGCCATCCCGCTCACCGAGCAGGCGCAGCGCTACCTCGCCGAATTGCGCGCCGTGGTGGCCGGGTTCGGGGTGGAGTTGCTCGGGTAG
- a CDS encoding LacI family DNA-binding transcriptional regulator, with protein MSGSEQGKHTPSVTMRDVAKAAGVSVATVSHVVNDKPGSRIGPDARRRVQQAVIDLGYRQNALAKTLSQGTSRFIGLVADAIATTPFAGQIIHGAQDEAWKHGYVLLVANTDGNTAVENDAIAMMLEHQVHGILYSTWYHREIVVPPALHQTDAVLVDCFADGSGLRSVVPDEEQGGRTATEELLAAGHRRIAFINTTTPSPAQSGRLAGYRGALEAAGIGFDEALVFPSEPAQEGGYAATSNVLASGATAVFCHNDRVAMGLYDGLREQGLRIPEDIAVMGFDNQDVIAAHLRPPLSTVALPHYELGAAGVRVLLGIDSPPESSSQLRIVCPPIRRESI; from the coding sequence ATGAGCGGTTCTGAGCAGGGCAAGCACACCCCCTCGGTCACGATGCGCGATGTCGCGAAGGCGGCCGGGGTCTCGGTGGCGACGGTTTCACATGTCGTCAACGACAAGCCCGGGTCCCGCATCGGCCCGGACGCGCGGCGGCGAGTGCAACAGGCGGTCATCGACCTCGGCTACCGGCAGAACGCGCTCGCGAAGACGCTCTCTCAGGGCACGTCGCGCTTCATCGGCCTCGTCGCCGATGCGATCGCGACGACGCCGTTCGCCGGCCAGATCATCCACGGCGCCCAGGATGAGGCGTGGAAGCACGGCTACGTACTTCTCGTGGCCAACACCGACGGCAACACGGCTGTCGAGAACGATGCCATCGCGATGATGCTCGAGCATCAGGTGCACGGGATTCTCTACTCGACGTGGTACCACCGCGAGATCGTCGTGCCCCCGGCGTTGCACCAGACTGATGCGGTGCTCGTCGACTGCTTCGCCGACGGGAGCGGACTGCGTTCCGTGGTCCCCGACGAGGAACAGGGCGGGCGCACCGCGACCGAGGAGCTGCTGGCGGCAGGCCATCGTCGGATCGCATTCATCAACACCACCACGCCGTCACCGGCGCAGTCGGGTCGCCTTGCCGGCTACCGGGGAGCGTTGGAGGCGGCAGGCATCGGTTTCGATGAGGCTCTGGTCTTCCCCTCAGAGCCGGCGCAGGAAGGCGGGTACGCAGCCACATCGAACGTGCTGGCATCCGGCGCGACAGCGGTCTTCTGCCACAACGACCGGGTGGCCATGGGACTCTATGACGGCCTGCGGGAACAGGGGCTGCGCATTCCCGAGGACATCGCCGTCATGGGCTTCGACAATCAGGATGTCATCGCCGCACATCTGCGTCCGCCGCTGTCGACGGTCGCGCTCCCCCACTACGAGCTGGGTGCTGCGGGCGTGCGCGTGCTGCTGGGGATCGATTCGCCTCCGGAATCGTCATCGCAGCTGCGTATCGTGTGTCCTCCGATCCGGCGCGAGTCGATCTGA